One Epidermidibacterium keratini DNA segment encodes these proteins:
- a CDS encoding ANTAR domain-containing response regulator → MPTTPRRVLIAEDEALIRLDLAEMLREEGYEVVGEAPDGETALSLARELRPDLVIVDIKMPGMDGLAVAAAVNDERIAPVIVLTAFSQRDLVERAQQAGVMAYLTKPFTQSELVPAIETAAARFAEMRALEAEISDLSDRIETRKLIERAKGYLMTEHKLTEPVAFRWIQQAAMERRTTMKQVAAAILDHQATT, encoded by the coding sequence ATGCCGACCACGCCGCGACGGGTGCTGATCGCCGAAGACGAGGCGCTCATCCGACTCGATCTTGCCGAGATGCTGCGCGAGGAAGGCTACGAGGTCGTCGGAGAGGCACCGGACGGCGAGACCGCGCTGTCGCTGGCCCGCGAGTTGCGCCCGGACCTGGTCATCGTCGATATCAAGATGCCCGGCATGGACGGCCTGGCCGTGGCCGCAGCAGTCAACGACGAACGCATCGCGCCGGTCATCGTGCTCACCGCATTCTCGCAGCGTGACCTGGTCGAACGCGCCCAGCAAGCCGGCGTGATGGCCTACCTCACCAAGCCGTTTACCCAGTCCGAGCTGGTGCCTGCGATCGAGACGGCCGCTGCGCGCTTCGCCGAGATGCGGGCGCTGGAGGCCGAGATCAGCGACCTGTCTGATCGCATCGAGACGCGCAAGCTGATCGAGCGGGCCAAGGGATACCTGATGACCGAGCACAAGCTCACCGAGCCGGTTGCGTTTCGCTGGATCCAGCAGGCGGCCATGGAGCGGCGTACGACGATGAAACAGGTCGCGGCCGCGATTCTGGATCACCAGGCCACCACCTGA